The Psychrobacillus sp. FSL K6-4046 DNA window TTGTTGATGAAAAGAAATCAAAATGAGATTTATACTCTTGACCAGGGGTATACTGAAGGATTTGAAGGCCTTCTCCGTGTTCGATCGGTATATTCATGACAGCTGAGATTCTTTTTTCGACTCTAGCAACAATTGCGTTTTCATTTTCTTCAATGAACGTACCACTGCTTGTTCTCTGCTCATTTACTTCGCGTGTCGCTCCAATTTTGGATCGTTTCATTCGGTCCATTGATAATCTGATTAGCTCATCGCACTCTTCGTGGCTTAACATATTTCCTAAAACCACTACTAATGGTTCCTCTAATCTAGCAACTATATCAATCTCTCTATCTGTCGTTATTTTATGTCCCACGTGATCAAAAATCGTTTGCTCTTTCTTTTCCGTTATTAACATCACAACACCTCTTCATCTATTTATTTTTGTACATATTTCATTTATATGACTAAGATAAAAATGTAATTTTATTACTTTTTATGGAATAAATTTTATTTAATTTTATCATATAATTTTTATGAATCTAAAATTTCAGAATATTTTATAGTGATTATTTTTTTAGATAGATTAATGGTAAAGGGAGAGGAAATATTTACTGTAAGGGACAATTTGTTTGTGCCAAAGGGTCTAAATAAATTTGAAAATTACATAAACCTCTGAATTTGGAAAACCCGTTTATAATAGAAAATGATATTTTAGACGGAGGTACATGTATGCAGAAGTGGATAGGAAATCGACCAACATTAGGTCAGAAAGCCTTAGTGACGGTGTATGGAAAAGTTCTAGAGCAGGCACGACATACCGTTATAGATTCAACGGATACTGTCTTAAAAGTGATAGAGGCGGAGTTTGATAAGAAAAGTGGTAGAGATGTAAAGGGAGTATTGGTATTAACAACGACCTCTATTCTATTTCTTTCTAGAAGTGAAAATACGGTATATACATATAATCAAGTGAATGATTTTCGTGTTCAGAAAGATGGCAATGATAAAAATGAGTGGCAATTAAAATTGAGTATCGGGTATACGCCACGTATATTTGATGATATTAAAATTAACGATGACAGCAAGGAGTTTATTGAAATCCTTGAGCATATTGTCCATCACAAATCAGCCAATGTACTTACGACAGTTACCCATAATTTTGATAATTTCTTACACGCAGATAGATTAAATGATTTGCGATCTAATAACGTGAAAATAACAGCATTTGTTATGAAGCGTGATAATCTTGGTCATGCGAAAAATGGAGAAAGACTGCTAAGAGAAAAACATAGAGATGCGAAGCTAATTGCGGAAGGCTACTATCAAAGCACAAAGAAAAAGGGCAACTTTGTTTTAGTAGAAGATACGGATATTTTAGTTTATGAATATGACGATAAGGAACGAACAGCAACTTTAATGAATAGATGGCCTTTTACGTTCTTTTCTCATGCAGTCGTTGATCAGTTTGCGATGAAAACTGTAATAAGCAGAGAAGAAGGAGAGTTAGTTTTAACTAGCTCGGGTAAGAAGTTTGTTGGGCTTTTAGTGGATGCTAAAATAGCTTTCGAGTCAAAAGAGAGAAAATGGTATCAGAAGGTGCTTGGCTTCCGCAGTGGGAAGTGGTGGAAAAGAGCAGTTGCCTCGTTTATGTATGTATTCGGCTTTATAATCATTCTTGCAATGATTTTTGGAGAAGACACTACAGAAACAGACGCTATTACTCCAGATACGAAAACAGCTGATGAGCAATCCAATAAAACAGATGCTGAAGCAGAGCGTTTAGCAGAGGAGCAGCAAAAGCAAGAAGAAGCAGATCGACTAGCTGAAGAGCAGCGCAAGCAAGAAGAAGCGAATCGTTTAGCAGAGGAAAAGGCTAAACAAGAAGAAGCAGAACGTTTAGCTGAAGAGCAACGAAAACAAGAAGAAGCAGATCGACTAGCTGAAGAGCAACGCAAACAGGAAGAAGCAGAACGTTTAGCAGAGGAACAACGTAAGCAAGAAGAGGCTGCCCGAGCGGAAAAAGAACGAACGACTAATGTATATTATAAAAACTGTAAGCAAGCTCGAGAAGCTGGTGCCGCACCAGTTCATCAAGGAGAACCAGGGTATGGTAAGCATCTTGATCGTGATGGAGATGGCATTGGTTGTGATAGATAATTTTCGGAAGTAATTTCTAAACTATAGAAGAGAG harbors:
- a CDS encoding 2OG-Fe(II) oxygenase, yielding MLITEKKEQTIFDHVGHKITTDREIDIVARLEEPLVVVLGNMLSHEECDELIRLSMDRMKRSKIGATREVNEQRTSSGTFIEENENAIVARVEKRISAVMNIPIEHGEGLQILQYTPGQEYKSHFDFFSSTSKAANNNRISTLVMYLNDVEEGGETFFPKLNFTVTPKKGMAVYFEYFYNDQTLNELTLHAGAPVINGEKWVATQWMRKQKVR
- a CDS encoding excalibur calcium-binding domain-containing protein; the protein is MQKWIGNRPTLGQKALVTVYGKVLEQARHTVIDSTDTVLKVIEAEFDKKSGRDVKGVLVLTTTSILFLSRSENTVYTYNQVNDFRVQKDGNDKNEWQLKLSIGYTPRIFDDIKINDDSKEFIEILEHIVHHKSANVLTTVTHNFDNFLHADRLNDLRSNNVKITAFVMKRDNLGHAKNGERLLREKHRDAKLIAEGYYQSTKKKGNFVLVEDTDILVYEYDDKERTATLMNRWPFTFFSHAVVDQFAMKTVISREEGELVLTSSGKKFVGLLVDAKIAFESKERKWYQKVLGFRSGKWWKRAVASFMYVFGFIIILAMIFGEDTTETDAITPDTKTADEQSNKTDAEAERLAEEQQKQEEADRLAEEQRKQEEANRLAEEKAKQEEAERLAEEQRKQEEADRLAEEQRKQEEAERLAEEQRKQEEAARAEKERTTNVYYKNCKQAREAGAAPVHQGEPGYGKHLDRDGDGIGCDR